Proteins co-encoded in one Marmota flaviventris isolate mMarFla1 chromosome 9, mMarFla1.hap1, whole genome shotgun sequence genomic window:
- the Acp2 gene encoding lysosomal acid phosphatase, with amino-acid sequence MMAGRLHGWSWAALLQLLLGMNLMVMPLTQARSLRFVTLLYRHGDRSPVKTYPKDPYQEEEWPQGFGQLTKEGMLQHWELGQALRQRYHGFLNTSYHRQEVYVRSTDFDRTLMSAEANLAGLFPPNGMQRFNPNISWQPIPVHTVPITEDKLLKFPLGPCPRYEQLQNETRQTPEYQNESIRNAQFLDMVANETGLTDLTLETVWNVYDTLFCEQTHGLLLPPWASPQTMQRLSQLKDFSFRFLFGIHEQAEKARLQGGVLLAQIRKNLTLMATTSQLPKLLVYSAHDTTLVALQMALDVYNGEQAPYASCHIFELYQEDNGNFSVEMYFRNESKKAPWPLILPGCPLRCPLQDFLHLTESVVPKDWQQECQLASSTADTEVIVALAVCGSILFLLIVLLLTVLFRMQAQPPGYRHIADGEDHA; translated from the exons ATGATGGCCGGCAGACTGCACGGCTGGAGCTGGGCGGCTCTTCTCCAGCTCCTTCTTGGCATGAACCTGATGGTGATGCCACTCACCCAGGCCCGGAGTCTGCGCTTCGTTACCTTG CTTTACCGACATGGAGACCGTTCACCAGTGAAGACATATCCCAAGGACCCCTATCAGGAAGAGGAATGGCCCCAGGGGTTTGGTCAACTAACCAAG GAAGGGATGCTACAGCACTGGGAGCTGGGCCAGGCTCTGCGACAGCGCTACCATGGCTTTCTAAACACCTCTTATCACCGTCAGGAG GTGTATGTGCGAAGCACGGACTTTGACCGTACTCTCATGAGTGCTGAGGCCAACCTGGCTGGACTCTTCCCTCCCAATGGGATGCAGCGCTTCAACCCTAACATATCATGGCAGCCTATCCCTGTTCACACTGTGCCCATCACTGAGGACAAG CTGCTGAAGTTTCCATTGGGCCCGTGTCCACGTTATGAGCAGCTGCAGAATGAGACTCGGCAGACACCAGAGTATCAGAATGAGAGTATTCGGAATGCA CAATTTCTGGACATGGTGGCCAATGAGACAGGACTTACAGACCTGACTCTGGAGACTGTCTGGAATGTCTATGACACACTCTTCTGTGAG CAAACCCATGGGTTACTCCTGCCACCCTGGGCCTCACCCCAAACCATGCAGCGTCTGAGCCAGCTAAAGGACTTCAGCTTCCGCTTCCTCTTCGGGATCCATGAGCAGGCAGAGAAGGCCCGGCTTCAGGGGG GAGTCTTGCTGGCTCAGATACGGAAGAACCTGACCCTAATGGCAACTACCTCCCAACTCCCTAAGCTGCTGGTGTACTCTGCG CACGACACTACCCTTGTTGCTCTGCAAATGGCACTGGATGTCTACAATGGTGAACAAGCCCCCTACGCCTCCTGCCACATATTTGAACTCTACCAGGAAGATAATGG GAATTTCTCAGTGGAGATGTACTTTCGGAATGAAAGTAAGAAGGCCCCCTGGCCACTGATCCTGCCTGGCTGCCCTCTACGCTGCCCACTGCAGGACTTCCTTCACCTCACAGAGTCCGTTGTGCCCAAGGACTGGCAGCAGGAATGCCAGCTGGCAAGCAGTACTGCAGACACAG aGGTGATCGTGGCCTTGGCTGTCTGTGGCTCCATACTCTTCCTTCTCATAGTGCTGCTCCTCACCGTCCTCTTCCGGATGCAGGCCCAGCCTCCTGGCTACCGCCACATTGCAGATGGGGAGGACCATGCCTGA